The following are encoded together in the Raineyella sp. LH-20 genome:
- a CDS encoding VOC family protein — MHVDHLSYAAGPEGLLASAQFLSDALGVDSRDGGFHPRFGTRNRLIPLADGRYIEIVEVLDHPAADKAPFGQVVRARSEAGGGWMSWAVAIDDLTAYEAKLGREAAVGTRRFPDGRQLEWRQLGIKGLQADPQLPFFIRWISADELLPAALSEEGRTVSLQSLELSGDPARLTDWLGGDPEALLDGFHLTWTSRHGQPGIMSATFDTPRGAVTI; from the coding sequence ATGCATGTAGACCACCTCTCGTACGCCGCCGGGCCGGAGGGACTCCTGGCATCGGCCCAGTTCCTCAGCGACGCGCTCGGGGTGGACTCCCGTGACGGAGGCTTCCACCCGCGGTTCGGCACCCGAAACCGCCTCATCCCGCTCGCCGACGGTCGCTACATCGAGATCGTCGAGGTGCTGGACCACCCGGCCGCCGACAAGGCGCCGTTCGGGCAGGTCGTCCGCGCCCGGTCCGAGGCCGGCGGCGGCTGGATGTCCTGGGCGGTGGCCATCGACGACCTGACCGCCTACGAGGCCAAGCTCGGTCGCGAGGCGGCGGTCGGCACCCGCCGGTTCCCTGACGGTCGCCAGCTCGAATGGCGCCAGCTCGGCATCAAGGGCCTCCAGGCCGACCCGCAGCTGCCCTTCTTCATCCGCTGGATCAGCGCCGACGAGCTGCTGCCCGCCGCGCTGTCCGAGGAGGGCCGTACGGTGTCGTTGCAGTCTCTCGAGCTGTCCGGTGATCCGGCACGGCTCACCGACTGGCTAGGGGGCGACCCGGAGGCTCTGCTGGACGGCTTCCACCTGACCTGGACCAGCCGCCACGGCCAGCCGGGCATCATGTCGGCCACCTTCGACACCCCGCGGGGAGCGGTGACCATCTGA
- a CDS encoding Ppx/GppA phosphatase family protein — MRLGVLDVGSNTVHLLVVDARVGGPPIPAASHKRVMRLAEHITADETLSVEGAEALVGMVQECTEFAETTGCSRVLPFVTSALREAKNTEEVLATVKDRTGVELRVLSGQDEARATFLAVRRWYGWSAGRLGVLDIGGGSLEMAGGSDEEPEVALSVPVGAGRMYRMFKDDGGPAACRRHVRAEIGAVVGDLLRRAPFDRWVATSKTFRSLGRITGGAAPSSEGPYIQRQLRLADLSGWVDRLAEMSPDERAELPGVSKDRAEQLLSGAIVAEAVMELTGAESVELCPWALREGVILNYLDHLQYWQRNGLKARSIKHLDTDLSPAAAPLG; from the coding sequence ATGCGGCTCGGAGTGCTCGATGTGGGGTCCAACACCGTCCACCTGCTGGTCGTGGACGCGAGGGTCGGCGGTCCGCCGATCCCGGCCGCGTCCCACAAGCGGGTGATGCGGCTGGCCGAGCACATCACCGCCGACGAGACGCTCTCCGTGGAAGGCGCCGAAGCGCTGGTGGGGATGGTGCAGGAGTGCACCGAGTTCGCCGAGACCACCGGGTGCTCGCGGGTGCTCCCCTTCGTCACCTCGGCGCTGCGCGAGGCGAAGAACACCGAGGAGGTCCTGGCGACGGTCAAGGACCGCACCGGGGTCGAGCTGCGGGTGCTGTCCGGGCAGGACGAGGCGCGGGCCACCTTCCTCGCCGTCCGCCGCTGGTACGGCTGGTCGGCCGGGCGCCTCGGAGTGCTCGACATCGGCGGCGGATCGCTGGAGATGGCCGGCGGCTCCGACGAGGAGCCGGAGGTGGCTCTGTCGGTGCCGGTCGGCGCGGGCCGGATGTACCGGATGTTCAAGGACGACGGCGGGCCCGCTGCGTGCCGACGCCACGTCCGCGCCGAGATCGGTGCCGTCGTCGGTGACCTGCTGCGCCGGGCGCCGTTCGACCGGTGGGTGGCGACCTCGAAGACCTTCCGCTCGCTGGGCCGGATCACCGGCGGGGCCGCCCCGTCCAGCGAGGGCCCGTACATCCAGCGCCAGCTGCGACTCGCGGACCTGTCGGGCTGGGTCGACCGACTCGCCGAGATGTCCCCGGACGAACGGGCGGAACTCCCGGGGGTCTCGAAGGACCGCGCCGAGCAACTGCTGTCGGGCGCGATCGTCGCCGAGGCGGTGATGGAGTTGACCGGTGCGGAGTCGGTCGAGCTGTGCCCGTGGGCGCTGCGCGAGGGTGTCATCCTCAACTACCTCGACCACCTGCAGTACTGGCAGCGCAACGGCCTGAAGGCACGATCCATCAAGCACCTCGACACCGACCTGTCGCCCGCCGCCGCACCGCTGGGCTGA
- a CDS encoding histidinol-phosphate transaminase: MSLTLRPHIASMPPYRAGRSPKPGPDGRAWKVSSNENPYGPLPGVLEAVSRSLTEMNRYPDAGNTEITSAVATRHGLDEERLAFGTGSVEVLAHLLEATCGPGDEVVYAWRSFEAYPLAVQVLGACAVPVPLTPTGEHDLTAMLAAITPRTRAVMVCTPNNPTGPAVRHDDLVAFLGAVRDDILVIVDEAYVEYVTDPDAARGLELLDVHPGVVSLRTFSKAYGLAALRVGWMAAADPALAHAVRGVTMPFAISSPAQAGVLASLEAEPELIGRVRVTVHERDRIAEQLRRMGHPIPATQGNFVWFPAGEHTQVWFDAFRDAGLMTRAFPGEGLRVSIAEPDANDRLLEVAGTLLG; this comes from the coding sequence ATGTCGCTGACGCTGCGCCCGCACATCGCAAGCATGCCGCCCTACCGTGCGGGTCGCTCACCGAAACCGGGCCCCGACGGCCGGGCCTGGAAGGTCTCCAGCAACGAGAACCCGTACGGTCCGCTGCCCGGAGTGCTGGAGGCGGTCTCCCGATCGTTGACGGAGATGAACCGCTACCCGGACGCCGGCAACACCGAGATCACCTCCGCCGTGGCGACCCGTCACGGGCTGGACGAGGAGCGGCTGGCGTTCGGCACCGGATCGGTGGAGGTGCTGGCGCACCTGCTCGAGGCCACCTGCGGCCCCGGCGACGAGGTGGTCTATGCCTGGCGCAGCTTCGAGGCCTACCCGCTCGCCGTCCAGGTGCTCGGCGCCTGCGCGGTGCCGGTGCCGCTGACCCCGACCGGGGAGCACGACCTGACCGCCATGCTGGCCGCGATCACCCCCCGCACCCGAGCGGTGATGGTCTGCACCCCGAACAATCCGACCGGTCCGGCGGTCCGTCACGACGACCTGGTGGCCTTCCTCGGCGCGGTCCGTGACGACATCCTGGTGATCGTCGACGAGGCGTACGTGGAGTACGTCACCGACCCGGACGCCGCCCGCGGCCTGGAGCTGCTCGACGTGCACCCGGGTGTGGTGTCCCTGCGGACGTTCTCCAAGGCGTACGGCCTGGCCGCCCTGCGGGTCGGCTGGATGGCCGCGGCCGATCCCGCGCTGGCTCACGCGGTGCGGGGCGTCACGATGCCGTTCGCGATCTCCTCCCCTGCCCAGGCCGGTGTGCTCGCCTCGCTGGAGGCCGAGCCGGAGCTGATCGGCCGGGTCCGGGTGACGGTGCACGAGCGCGACCGGATCGCCGAGCAACTGCGCCGGATGGGCCATCCGATCCCGGCCACTCAGGGCAACTTCGTCTGGTTCCCTGCCGGTGAACACACCCAGGTCTGGTTCGACGCGTTCCGGGACGCCGGTCTGATGACCCGCGCGTTCCCTGGGGAGGGCCTGCGGGTGTCGATCGCCGAGCCGGACGCCAACGACCGCCTGCTGGAGGTGGCCGGCACGCTGCTGGGCTGA